Proteins encoded together in one Candidatus Binatia bacterium window:
- a CDS encoding type II secretion system protein GspK → MVPESPLESPRDQRGFALLIVLWIFIVLIAVGAEFSAAMRQDVTATMNFAGETQSYYLATAAANRTFYRALIARDEASIDIPLEEQEEEPLIRVDGQWHRQELWGAPVWVRISDESGKIPVNLVTDGLLRQILGHLGLDAEQADEIAAGILDWRDEDDEVRVNGAETDYYLDQPRPYAAKNAKMDSLEELLLIRGVTWDLYHGETEDYPIGLKHIFTVFNPRPVLNIRSSPPEVLQALFGLDEEQLGQILEIRNTGTGSLFGLIEPMLPDPSLADLLSDEPPNILFVEVQAQVPGSRVGAHIAAVIDLGESNEGVYILRWFDQLPFADVDRGQLEFQEAA, encoded by the coding sequence ATGGTCCCTGAGTCGCCACTGGAGTCGCCGAGGGACCAGCGCGGCTTTGCTCTCCTCATCGTTCTGTGGATCTTCATCGTCCTGATCGCCGTCGGGGCGGAGTTCTCCGCAGCGATGCGGCAGGACGTGACCGCGACCATGAACTTTGCAGGAGAGACCCAGAGCTACTATCTTGCTACCGCAGCGGCCAATCGCACGTTTTATCGCGCGTTGATCGCTCGGGACGAAGCCTCGATCGACATTCCACTCGAGGAGCAGGAGGAGGAGCCCCTGATCCGAGTGGACGGGCAGTGGCACCGTCAGGAGCTGTGGGGTGCGCCGGTGTGGGTGAGGATTAGCGACGAGTCGGGCAAGATCCCGGTCAATCTGGTGACCGATGGATTGCTTCGTCAAATCCTCGGGCATCTCGGCCTGGATGCCGAACAGGCCGATGAGATCGCCGCGGGAATCCTGGACTGGCGCGACGAAGACGACGAGGTTCGCGTGAACGGCGCGGAGACCGACTACTACCTCGATCAGCCGCGGCCGTACGCGGCCAAGAACGCCAAGATGGATTCGCTCGAGGAACTGCTGCTCATCCGAGGCGTCACCTGGGATCTGTACCACGGAGAGACCGAGGACTACCCGATCGGGCTGAAGCACATTTTCACGGTCTTCAACCCGCGGCCCGTCTTGAACATACGCTCGTCGCCTCCCGAGGTGCTGCAGGCACTGTTCGGGCTGGACGAAGAGCAGCTCGGCCAGATCCTTGAGATTCGCAACACCGGCACGGGCTCGCTGTTCGGCCTGATCGAGCCGATGCTGCCGGACCCGAGTCTGGCAGACCTTCTGAGTGACGAGCCTCCGAACATCCTGTTCGTCGAGGTGCAGGCGCAGGTTCCGGGCTCCAGGGTCGGCGCGCACATCGCGGCCGTGATCGATCTCGGCGAGTCCAACGAGGGCGTCTACATTCTGCGCTGGTTCGACCAACTCCCCTTCGCCGACGTGGATCGCGGCCAGCTTGAGTTCCAGGAGGCCGCGTGA
- a CDS encoding type II secretion system protein GspJ yields MRTAAAKISTGGEAGFSLLELLIAMSLLVVMMTMTYSVFQTAMTAVPRGEEAADRSARLRMATALLTRQVRSMVDYPAETDDEVHSYFIGDEQTFSFVTAAPQLGGGEGLGWVTYASDGQQLGMAERLIFSQGAVSEEAPEESAEAILLGGLKGVRFQYLRLDGSDPEWLDAWDGMEEQSPPAAIRVTLDGVGLGDSYWVQEIPVMTVIYALGAYDSDVGLDDDEGGFGGDLEEDDGP; encoded by the coding sequence GTGCGGACCGCCGCAGCCAAAATCAGCACCGGGGGGGAAGCCGGCTTCTCGTTGCTCGAACTGCTCATCGCGATGAGCCTCCTCGTCGTGATGATGACGATGACGTACAGCGTCTTTCAGACCGCCATGACGGCGGTTCCTCGTGGTGAGGAGGCCGCGGATCGGTCCGCCCGCCTGCGGATGGCTACCGCGCTGCTGACCCGCCAGGTGCGCTCGATGGTCGATTACCCGGCGGAGACGGACGACGAGGTCCACTCCTACTTCATCGGAGACGAGCAGACCTTCAGCTTCGTCACGGCCGCGCCGCAGCTTGGGGGTGGGGAGGGGCTCGGGTGGGTCACCTACGCCTCGGACGGCCAACAACTAGGAATGGCCGAGCGACTGATCTTCTCGCAGGGCGCCGTCTCCGAGGAGGCGCCCGAAGAGTCGGCCGAGGCAATCTTGCTCGGGGGGCTGAAGGGGGTACGATTTCAGTATCTCCGTCTCGACGGGAGCGATCCGGAGTGGCTCGATGCCTGGGATGGGATGGAGGAGCAAAGTCCTCCGGCAGCTATCCGCGTGACGTTGGACGGGGTTGGGCTCGGTGATTCTTACTGGGTGCAGGAGATCCCGGTGATGACGGTGATCTACGCGCTCGGGGCTTATGATTCGGACGTGGGGCTGGACGACGACGAAGGCGGCTTTGGGGGTGATCTGGAGGAAGACGATGGTCCCTGA
- a CDS encoding type II secretion system protein, which yields MKSRGFTLIEIAIGMAVLGLGVASALQVFGGALQLARGASKRTEGVMHAKALMDSTLWAPELAHSVSGGEIGDGFRWERNIREGGIEEELDGEPRADVRLAVVTVVVEWDEPGGVKTYELATMRVEPNYGE from the coding sequence GTGAAGTCTCGCGGCTTCACTCTCATCGAGATCGCGATCGGCATGGCCGTGCTCGGGCTCGGCGTCGCCAGCGCTCTTCAGGTGTTCGGGGGCGCGCTCCAGCTTGCGCGCGGCGCGTCGAAGCGAACCGAGGGCGTAATGCACGCGAAGGCGCTCATGGATTCGACGCTGTGGGCGCCCGAGCTCGCGCACTCGGTTTCCGGCGGGGAGATCGGCGACGGCTTCCGTTGGGAGCGCAACATCCGCGAGGGCGGCATCGAGGAAGAGCTCGATGGGGAGCCCCGTGCCGACGTTCGCTTGGCCGTCGTGACCGTCGTCGTTGAATGGGACGAGCCCGGAGGCGTCAAGACATACGAGCTGGCGACAATGCGTGTCGAGCCGAACTACGGGGAATGA
- a CDS encoding prepilin-type N-terminal cleavage/methylation domain-containing protein produces the protein MVEKPAPTSSSPADGGLDRTGRRGAAGFTLIELVIVLVIVGMGAALVAPAINSGMRTREVRSGVRALAGAFKTMQSEAIQSGKVQVLLIDPVENQLVVEGTERSIGLGDVVRLAKFGDVMIDAMGVARVRFFPNGSNSGVSVLVDDAENPQNLGYVVRLDPLIGSVEVLDESAS, from the coding sequence GTGGTGGAGAAACCGGCGCCGACATCGTCATCTCCGGCTGACGGCGGACTCGATCGAACCGGGCGGCGCGGTGCCGCCGGGTTCACTCTGATCGAGCTCGTCATCGTGCTCGTGATCGTCGGGATGGGGGCCGCCCTCGTCGCACCCGCGATCAACTCGGGGATGCGAACGCGCGAGGTCCGCAGCGGTGTGCGTGCGCTCGCGGGCGCGTTCAAGACGATGCAGAGCGAGGCGATCCAGAGCGGCAAGGTGCAGGTCCTGCTCATCGACCCGGTGGAGAACCAGCTCGTGGTCGAAGGGACGGAGCGGAGCATTGGCCTCGGAGACGTCGTACGTCTTGCGAAATTTGGTGACGTGATGATCGATGCGATGGGCGTGGCGCGGGTGCGCTTCTTTCCAAATGGGAGCAACAGCGGCGTGTCGGTTCTGGTCGACGATGCGGAGAATCCGCAGAATCTCGGCTACGTCGTCAGGCTCGATCCTCTGATCGGGTCGGTCGAAGTTCTTGACGAGTCCGCCTCGTGA
- the gspG gene encoding type II secretion system major pseudopilin GspG, with amino-acid sequence MEVNAEGKRALLARESGFTLIELLVVLVIIGLLATLVAPNFIGQSEKAKPKTARVQLENLRNALDMFQLDVGRYPSTQEGLEALRGRPSTAARWSGPYLRDELPFDPWGNSYFYRSPGEGGSGYDIGSHGSDGRSGGGETGADIVISG; translated from the coding sequence ATGGAAGTGAATGCGGAAGGGAAAAGAGCGCTACTCGCTCGGGAGTCGGGGTTCACGCTGATCGAGCTGCTGGTCGTGCTCGTCATCATCGGTCTCCTGGCGACGTTGGTCGCTCCGAATTTCATCGGGCAGAGTGAGAAAGCCAAGCCCAAGACGGCGCGCGTGCAGCTCGAAAATCTGCGCAACGCGCTGGACATGTTCCAGCTCGACGTGGGCCGTTATCCGTCGACGCAGGAAGGTCTCGAGGCCCTGCGCGGTCGCCCCAGCACGGCGGCGCGCTGGTCCGGCCCCTATCTGCGCGACGAGCTCCCGTTCGATCCTTGGGGCAATTCCTACTTCTATCGCAGCCCTGGTGAGGGCGGCTCGGGGTACGACATCGGCAGCCACGGCTCCGATGGTCGTTCAGGTGGTGGAGAAACCGGCGCCGACATCGTCATCTCCGGCTGA
- a CDS encoding type II secretion system F family protein — protein sequence MPQFQYRAADGEGKVLEGMIEAAEVSAAVSRLQERGLVPLKVATPSPERSGLASLSLPEISFKRKVKHKDLLILTHELSTLLGAGLPLDRSLSILSELAENPEMKIVVVDILQSVQRGKSLAESLAEHPKVFEPLYINMVKAGELGGMLDTVLQRLTEYLESATELRDEVRSALVYPCILLLTSFGSVTILLTYVLPKFQTIFTQGGQTLPFSARMLMNMSDGMRSYWWIGLLLTVAIGVGFTHWVRTPAGRLQWDRFQLSVVLIGDLTRKVAVARFSRTLGTLLRSGVPMLQALDIVRDVSGNVVLAEAVDEVKVGVRGGSGVSGPLSLTGVFPPLALQMISVGEETGRLDDMLVQVADYFDREVRTTVKSLTSLLEPIMLLVGGVVVAFVVLSMFSAITSVNNMPF from the coding sequence ATGCCCCAGTTTCAGTACCGCGCCGCCGACGGCGAAGGGAAAGTCCTCGAAGGCATGATCGAGGCGGCCGAAGTTTCGGCGGCGGTGTCTCGCCTGCAGGAACGGGGCCTGGTTCCGCTCAAGGTGGCCACCCCGAGTCCGGAGCGCAGCGGCCTGGCGAGCCTGTCGCTGCCCGAGATCAGCTTCAAGCGGAAGGTCAAGCACAAGGACCTCCTGATCCTGACCCACGAGCTGAGCACCCTGCTCGGGGCAGGACTGCCGCTCGACCGTAGTCTCTCGATCCTCTCGGAACTCGCAGAAAACCCCGAGATGAAGATCGTCGTCGTCGACATCCTGCAGTCGGTTCAGCGGGGCAAGTCCCTCGCGGAGTCTCTGGCGGAACACCCGAAGGTCTTCGAGCCGTTGTACATCAACATGGTGAAGGCCGGCGAGCTCGGCGGCATGCTCGACACGGTCCTGCAACGGCTGACGGAGTACCTGGAGAGCGCGACGGAACTCCGTGACGAAGTGCGGTCGGCGCTGGTCTATCCCTGCATCCTGCTTCTCACCTCGTTCGGCTCCGTCACGATTCTGCTCACCTACGTTCTGCCGAAGTTCCAGACGATCTTCACGCAGGGCGGCCAGACGCTGCCGTTCAGCGCCCGCATGCTCATGAACATGTCCGACGGGATGCGGTCGTATTGGTGGATCGGCTTGCTCCTGACGGTCGCGATCGGTGTCGGCTTCACGCACTGGGTGCGGACGCCGGCGGGTCGGCTCCAGTGGGATCGTTTTCAGTTGAGTGTGGTCCTGATCGGCGACCTCACCAGGAAGGTTGCAGTCGCACGGTTCTCGCGTACCCTCGGCACCTTGCTGCGCAGCGGCGTGCCGATGCTGCAGGCCCTCGACATCGTGCGCGATGTTTCGGGTAACGTCGTGCTGGCGGAAGCCGTCGACGAAGTAAAGGTGGGGGTCCGGGGTGGGTCCGGGGTTTCCGGCCCGCTCAGTCTCACCGGCGTTTTTCCGCCGCTTGCCCTGCAAATGATCAGCGTTGGCGAGGAGACTGGTCGCCTCGACGACATGCTCGTGCAGGTGGCAGACTATTTCGACCGCGAAGTGCGTACTACCGTTAAGTCTCTCACATCTCTGCTGGAGCCGATCATGCTCCTCGTCGGCGGCGTCGTCGTTGCCTTCGTGGTGCTATCGATGTTCTCGGCGATCACCAGTGTCAACAACATGCCGTTCTGA